In Carya illinoinensis cultivar Pawnee chromosome 9, C.illinoinensisPawnee_v1, whole genome shotgun sequence, the following are encoded in one genomic region:
- the LOC122275822 gene encoding uncharacterized protein LOC122275822 — MDSTNSVTSSRSVINLSDYSSSPYYLHPNDKPDALLVSEIFFGDNYIAWSRSITMALTVKNKVAFINGSIAATPADQLVLHTAWLRVNNLEREGRGYCDSSHHNGIESHFKRHNVAPKLSEEERATRRYEMQVDAELHEEQRWKRLRKAEEDDG, encoded by the exons ATGGATTCTACCAATTCTGTCACTTCTTCTCGCTCTGTCATAAATCTCTCAGATTATTCCTCTAGTCCTTATTATCTACATCCAAATGACAAACCTGATGCCCTCCTCGtatcagaaattttttttggtGATAATTACATTGCATGGAGTCGATCAATCACCATGGCATTGACTGTCAAGAACAAGGTGGCATTCATTAATGGTTCGATTGCTGCTACTCCTGCTGATCAACTTGTTCTTCATACTGCTTGGCTGCGTGTTAACAATTTG gaaagagaaggcAGAGGGTATTGTGATTCAAGTCATCACAATGGGATTGAGTCACACTTCAAGCGCCACAATGTTGCTCCCAAACTTTCAGAGGAAGAGCGGGCTACTAGGCGGTATGAGATGCAAGTGGATGCTGAACTGCATGAAGAGCAAAGATGGAAACGTTTGAGGAAGGCTGAGGAGGACGATGGGTGA
- the LOC122275819 gene encoding disease resistance protein RUN1-like, which yields MAIPNVSSSSSPSSSHPWIYDVFLSFRGEDTRNTFTGHLYNALIIKGINTFRDDVDLQKGDEISPALLEAIEQSKISIIVFSKDYCTSTWCLDELVKILECRKSIGQMVQPIFYNVDPSDVRKQFVKDLDMHENKVKDDIQRVLRWKVALKEAANLSGWHLDNGHESHFIQHIVEEISSILMKCTFLYVAKNPVGLDSHIKAISKLLSVGNDDVRMVGIHGIGGIGKTTIAKAVYNSFAPQFQSCCFLASVRETINPSDLVPLQETLLSETLRMNTNLKVGSVDRGITVIKERLCHKKVLLVLDDVNEVEQLEKLAGDKNWFGPGSRIIITTRDQHVLDTHGVERRYKVQELSDADALQLLSWKAFRKSYPEEGYKELANSVVQYAKGLPLVLVVLGSLLCGRRKPEWESTICKMQKSLHKKVYEMLKISFDALDDKEKAIFLDIACFFKEKKKDFVTKILEASDFDPVIGIQVLIERSLVNVDQHDRLQMHDVIQLMGRNIVHQESPDEPGKRSRLWSHEDILRVLKENTGTYNAIQGIKLDLFGQKDILLNPSAFTRMKRLRVLIIRHARFSKSPKSWSNELILLDWNGYPSPSLPSNFHSQKLVALNMSHSKIKQIKGIKVCENLREINFSSCKYLTCIPDVSMMANLERLHLFGCCNLVEVHRSVGILNKLSDLDVTNCSKLRRLPNLKLPRLKILGLSWCTSLEKFPNIVGETPRFDEIWFRDNPIIQELPLPIEYLIGLKRIIIQLCDNFRDLPRSVSKLPRLEYLILRRCRNLGRFPKSSSSSSTNLGWLASSKGNKTQDKSLSVGWFPALKRFSITYCNLEEVDFLESLDCLSTLEELCLSGNNFVSLPASCITRFTHLKSLPLWNCNGLQQKNASSGGKSFIDNLTMMIPILYRFCGKMITTIKIRGGELPEWFRHQTKENEMCFRVPPPKNAKLAGLVIGVASKRRPPLCDLTVSIIINNGRQSDPVAKSYEVCFYKHELGLDGVLWLLCLPRGALEWRDEITNEGDHFGVSFQFPGWRVPECEKYNDKLGVHFVFEQNDNTDDDDPRVIRHCRSPNNKIAILENDNCCQLQQQLAEQQARGRRRESFLYDF from the exons ATGGCCATCCCAAATGTCTCATCCTCCTCCTCCCCTTCTTCTTCCCATCCTTGGATTTATGATGTTTTCCTTAGTTTCAGAGGGGAAGATACCCGCAATACCTTTACCGGTCATCTATATAACGCTCTCATTATAAAGGGGATCAACACCTTCAGAGATGATGTGGATCTTCAGAAAGGAGACGAAATCTCCCCAGCACTTTTGGAAGCCATTGAACAATCTAAAATTTCCATCATCGTCTTCTCTAAGGACTATTGCACCTCCACGTGGTGCTTAGATGAACTTGTCAAGATTCTCGAGTGTCGGAAATCGATCGGCCAAATGGTTCAACCCATTTTCTACAATGTGGATCCTTCAGATGTGCGGAAACAGTTTGTAAAAGATCTCGATATGCATGAAAATAAAGTCAAGGATGATATACAAAGGGTGTTGAGGTGGAAGGTGGCTCTCAAAGAAGCAGCCAATTTGTCCGGTTGGCATTTGGACAATGG GCATGAGTCCCATTTTATCCAACACATCGTAGAAGAGATATCAAGTATATTAATGAAGTGCACATTTTTATATGTTGCGAAGAACCCAGTTGGATTAGATTCTCACATAAAGGCCATTAGTAAGTTGTTGAGTGTTGGGAATGATGACGTTCGCATGGTTGGAATCCATGGAATTGGTGGAATAGGTAAAACCACTATCGCAAAAGCTGTATACAACTCCTTTGCTCCTCAATTTCAAAGTTGCTGCTTTCTTGCTAGCGTCCGAGAAACTATAAACCCGTCCGACCTTGTTCCATTACAAGAAACACTTCTATCTGAGACCTTGCGCATGAATACCAACTTAAAGGTGGGAAGTGTGGATAGAGGAATTACTGTAATAAAGGAGAGGCTCTGCCATAAGAAGGTTCTTTTAGTTCTTGATGATGTCAATGAGGTGGAACAACTTGAGAAATTAGCAGGAGATAAGAATTGGTTTGGTCCAGGAAGTAGAATCATTATTACAACCAGAGATCAACATGTGCTAGATACTCATGGGGTAGAAAGAAGATACAAGGTCCAAGAATTAAGTGATGCTGATGCTCTTCAACTTCTTAGTTGGAAGGCTTTCCGTAAGTCTTATCCTGAAGAAGGGTATAAGGAGCTCGCAAATAGTGTGGTTCAGTACGCCAAGGGCCTTCCCTTGGTTCTAGTGGTGCTGGGGTCTTTACTATGTGGTAGAAGAAAACCTGAATGGGAAAGCACAATATGTAAAATGCAAAAAAGTCTTCATAAAAAGGTCTACGAAATGCTTAAGATAAGCTTTGATGCACTGGACGACAAGGAGAAGGCTATCTTTCTTGATATTGCGTGtttctttaaggaaaaaaagaaagattttgTAACAAAAATTTTGGAAGCGAGTGATTTTGATCCAGTTATTGGAATACAAGTTCTCATCGAAAGATCTTTGGTGAATGTTGATCAACATGACCGATTGCAGATGCATGACGTGATACAATTGATGGGTAGGAATATTGTTCATCAAGAATCTCCCGACGAGCCAGGAAAGCGAAGCCGATTATGGTCTCATGAGGATATTCTCCGTGTTCTTAAGGAAAATACG GGAACTTATAATGCAATTCAAGGCATAAAGCTAGATTTGTTCGGGCAAAAAGATATTTTGCTGAATCCTAGTGCGTTTACAAGAATGAAAAGGCTTAGAGTGCTTATAATCCGTCATGCACGCTTTTCAAAGAGTCCTAAAAGTTGGTCTAATGAGCTAATATTGCTTGATTGGAATGGATATCCATCACCATCTCTGCCGTCCAATTTTCATTCTCAGAAACTTGTTGCTCTCAACATGAGTCACAGTAAAATCAAGCAAATCAAAGGAATAAAG GTTTGCGAAAATTTGAgggaaataaatttttcttcgTGTAAATACTTGACGTGCATCCCTGATGTCTCAATGATGGCAAATCTTGAGAGGTTGCATCTTTTTGGCTGTTGCAATTTAGTTGAGGTTCATCGATCTGTTGGAATTTTAAACAAACTGTCTGATTTGGATGTTACCAATTGCTCTAAACTTAGACGCCTTCCTAACCTGAAGTTGCCACGTCTTAAAATCCTAGGACTTTCTTGGTGCACAAGTCTGGAGAAATTTCCAAATATTGTTGGAGAAACTCCTCGTTTCGATGAAATTTGGTTTCGTGACAATCCCATTATTCAAGAACTGCCTTTACCAATTGAATATCTCATTGGGCTTAAAAGGATAATAATACAGTTATGCGATAACTTTAGAGATCTCCCTAGAAGCGTTTCTAAGTTGCCACGTCTCGAGTATCTTATTCTTCGGCGTTGCAGAAACCTTGGAAGGTTTCCAAAatcgtcgtcatcatcatcaacaaatTTGGGCTGGCTGGCTTCGTCAAAGGGGAACAAAACTCAAGATAAGAGCCTCTCTGTTGGGTGGTTTCCAGCTTTGAAACGGTTCAGCATCACTTACTGTAATCTAGAAGAAGTTGATTTCCTCGAGAGTCTTGATTGCCTTTCCACGCTAGAAGAATTATGTCTATCAGGAAACAATTTCGTTAGCCTCCCTGCATCATGTATCACTAGATTTACCCATTTGAAATCCCTTCCATTGTGGAATTGCAATGGGCTTCAACAAAAGAATGCAAGTAGTGGTGGCAAATCCTTCATCGATAATTTAACGATGATGATTCCTATATTATATAGATTCTGTGGAAAAATGATAACTACAATTAAAATTAGAGGAGGGGAGTTACCAGAATGGTTTCGGCATCAAACTAAGGAGAATGAGATGTGTTTCCGAGTGCCTCCACCTAAAAATGCCAAGTTAGCAGGTTTGGTTATCGGTGTTGCTTCCAAACGGCGCCCTCCTCTCTGCGATTTGACGGTGTCTATCATTATTAATAATGGTCGTCAATCAGATCCCGTAGCCAAATCCTACGAGGTTTGCTTTTATAAACATGAACTGGGATTAGATGGAGTACTGTGGCTATTGTGCCTTCCACGTGGTGCCCTCGAGTGGCGGGATGAGATCACCAATGAAGGGGATCACTTTGGAGTTTCATTTCAATTTCCTGGATGGAGAGTACCGGAGTGTGAAAAATATAATGACAAGTTGGGAGTTCATTTTGTATTCGAGCAAAACGACAACACGGATGATGATGATCCAAGAGTGATCCGGCATTGCCGTTCTCCTAACAATAAGATAGCTATCTTGGAGAACGATAATTGTTGCCAACTACAGCAACAGCTAGCAGAACAACAGGCACGCGGACGGAGACGGGAGAGTTTTTTGTAtgatttttga
- the LOC122275821 gene encoding TMV resistance protein N-like, with product MAIPNVSFSSPSSSHQWNYDVFLSFRGEDTRKTFTSHLYQALFEKGIITFRDDMYLQKGDEISPALLEAIKQSKISIIVFSKNYATSTWCLDELVKILECQKSFGQMVRPIFYDVDHSNVRKQFGEVMDMHEKKFKEDMQRVDGRWLSKRQPICPVGI from the coding sequence ATGGCCATCCCAAATGTCTCATTCTCCTCCCCTTCTTCTTCCCATCAATGGAATTATGATGTGTTCCTCAGTTTTAGAGGGGAAGATACCCGCAAAACCTTTACCAGCCATCTATATCAGGCTCTCTTTGAGAAGGGGATCATAACCTTCCGAGATGACATGTATCTTCAGAAGGGAGATGAAATTTCCCCAGCGCTTTTGGAAGCCATCAAACAATCTAAGATTTCCATCATCGTCTTCTCTAAGAACTATGCCACTTCCACTTGGTGCTTAGATGAACTTGTCAAGATTCTCGAGTGCCAGAAATCATTTGGCCAAATGGTTCGACCTATTTTCTACGATGTGGATCATTCAAATGTGCGGAAACAGTTTGGAGAAGTGATGgatatgcatgaaaagaaattcaagGAAGATATGCAGAGGGTAGATGGAAGGTGGCTCTCAAAGAGGCAGCCAATTTGTCCCGTTGGCATTTGA
- the LOC122276241 gene encoding disease resistance protein RUN1-like isoform X1, giving the protein MAVPNVSFSSSSSHPWNHDVFLSFRGEDTRNTFIGHLHHALIEKGIKTFIDEVDLQRGDEISATLLEAIQQSKISIIIFSKNYATSTWCLDELVKILECRKSFGQMVRPIFYDVDPSDVRKQFGEVMDMHEKKFKDDMQRVFRWKVALKEAANLSGWHLNNGHESDFIQSIVEEISSRILMKCMFLDVAKNPVGLHSHIHSMHKLLSVGYDDVRMVGIHGIGGIGKTTVAKAVYNLFANQFQSCSFLDNVRETANRCGLVQLQETLLSETLGNTNLKVGIEDRGINVIKEMLCHKKVLIVLDDVNKLKQLEKLAGDKNWFGPGSRIIITTRDQHVLDTHGVERKYKVQGLSHADALQLLSWNAFKKSYPERGYEKLMDCVVQYASGLPLALVVLGSLLYRRSKPEWESTICKMQRSLDKDIYEILKISFDALEDNEKAIFLDIACFFNREDRDYVTKILEASNFDAVIGIQVLIERSLVNVGYSNELQMHDLIQLMGRNIVHKESPNEPRKRSRLWSCEDILHVLMENTGTNAIEGIKLDLLGKKDILLNPRAFTKMKRLRLLIIRNACFSEGPKSLPNELRFLDWAGYPSTSLPSNFHPQKLITLNMCHSKIKQFQGIKVCENLRKVNFSYCEYLMCTPDVSMMANLESLDLRGCCNLVEVHQSVGFLKKLSLLSVEYCSKLRLLPNLKLPRLQLLGLSSGTSIEKFPNIVGEIPDLSSIWIYNSPIQELPSSVEYLIGLERITIILCENLRDLPRSISKLLRLKYLNLSDCKNFGKFPKLSSSSSSTNSGWLASSKWDKTQDIRLSVGFPALEQLIISNCDLAEVDFLQSLHCLSILQHLDLSGNNFVSVPACIFRFTHLQSLKLIDCEGLRQMNASSGGKSFIDNLTMMIPMLYRFCEKMRTTIRIRGGELPEWFIHKSRKNYMCFRVPPPKRAKLAGLVIGIVFKHEDDHFGPSHSSASTTMVYINGIFVENLEYYTLGGVLESDCVWLYCVPCGAFNRWDEKNEGDHFDISFEFPCKDPIADVDTNIFGVHFVFEQNDNVDDDDDPRVIRHYCSLDNRTRFFQKPNTVLFTIEQVFSEKKKRKRNSLGEQ; this is encoded by the exons ATGGCTGTCCCAAATGTCTcattctcctcttcttcttcccatccTTGGAATCATGACGTTTTTCTAAGTTTTAGAGGGGAAGATACCCGCAATACCTTTATCGGTCATTTGCATCACGCTCTCATTGAAAAGGGAATCAAAACCTTCATAGATGAAGTGGATCTTCAGAGAGGAGACGAGATCTCCGCAACACTTTTGGAAGCCATCCAACAATCTAAAATTTCCATCATCATCTTCTCTAAGAACTACGCCACTTCCACTTGGTGCTTAGATGAACTCGTCAAGATTCTCGAGTGTCGGAAATCATTTGGCCAAATGGTTCGACCAATTTTCTACGATGTGGATCCTTCAGATGTGCGGAAACAATTTGGAGAAGTGATGgatatgcatgaaaagaaattcaagGATGATATGCAAAGGGTGTTCAGGTGGAAGGTGGCTCTCAAAGAGGCAGCCAATTTGTCCGGTTGGCATTTGAACAATGG GCATGAGTCCGATTTTATCCAGAGCATTGTTGAAGAGATATCAAGTAGAATATTAATGAAGTGCATGTTTTTAGATGTTGCGAAGAACCCAGTCGGATTACATTCTCACATACATTCCATGCATAAGTTGTTAAGTGTTGGGTATGATGATGTTCGCATGGTTGGAATCCATGGGATTGGTGGAATAGGTAAAACCACTGTCGCAAAAGCTGTATATAACTTATTTGCTAATCAATTTCAAAGTTGCAGCTTTCTTGATAATGTTCGAGAAACCGCAAACCGATGTGGCCTTGTTCAATTACAAGAAACACTTCTATCTGAGACCTTGGGCAATACAAACTTAAAGGTTGGAATTGAGGATAGAGGAATTAATGTAATAAAGGAGATGCTCTGTCATAAGAAGGTTCTTATAGTTCTTGATGATGTCAATAAGTTGAAACAACTTGAGAAATTAGCAGGAGATAAGAATTGGTTTGGTCCAGGAAGTAGAATCATTATTACAACTAGAGATCAACATGTTCTAGATACCCATGGggtagaaagaaaatacaaggtCCAAGGATTAAGTCATGCTGATGCTCTTCAACTTCTTAGCTGGAATGCATTCAAGAAATCTTATCCTGAAAGAGGGTATGAAAAGCTCATGGATTGTGTGGTTCAATATGCCTCGGGCCTTCCCTTGGCCCTGGTTGTGCTGGGATCTCTCCTATATCGTAGAAGCAAACCAGAATGGGAAAGCACAATATGTAAAATGCAAAGAAGTCTTGATAAAGATATCTATGAAATACTTAAAATCAGCTTTGATGCACTGGAGGACAATGAGAAGGCTATCTTCCTtgatattgcatgtttctttaatAGAGAAGACAGAGATtatgtaacaaaaattttgGAAGCAAGCAATTTTGATGCTGTTATTGGAATACAAGTTCTCATTGAAAGATCTTTGGTGAATGTTGGATACTCAAACGAGTTGCAGATGCATGACTTGATACAATTGATGGGTAGAAATATTGTTCATAAAGAATCTCCCAACGAGCCAAGAAAGCGCAGCCGATTATGGTCTTGTGAGGATATTCTCCATGTTCTTATGGAAAACACG GGAACTAATGCAATTGAAGGCATAAAGCTAGATTTGCTCGGGAAAAAAGATATTTTGCTAAATCCTAGAGCCtttacaaaaatgaaaaggCTTAGATTGCTTATAATCCGCAATGCATGCTTCTCAGAGGGTCCTAAAAGTTTGCCTAATGAGCTAAGATTTCTTGATTGGGCTGGATACCCGTCAACATCTCTGCCATCCAATTTTCATCCTCAGAAACTTATTACTCTCAACATGTGTCACAGTAAAATCAAGCAATTCCAAGGGATAAAG GtttgtgaaaatttgagaaaagtaaaTTTTTCTTATTGTGAATACTTGATGTGCACCCCTGATGTCTCAATGATGGCAAATCTTGAGAGTTTGGATCTTAGAGGCTGTTGCAATTTAGTTGAGGTTCATCAATCTGTTGGATTTTTAAAGAAACTGTCTCTATTGAGTGTTGAATATTGCTCCAAACTTAGACTTCTTCCTAACCTGAAGTTGCCACGTCTTCAACTCCTAGGACTTTCTAGTGGCACAAGTATTGAGAAATTTCCAAATATTGTGGGAGAAATTCCTGATTTATCGAGTATTTGGATTTATAACAGTCCCATTCAAGAACTGCCTTCGTCTGTTGAATATCTCATAGGGCTCGAAAGAATTACAATAATTTTATGCGAGAACCTTAGAGATCTCCCTAGAAGCATTTCTAAGTTGCTACGTCTCAAGTATCTTAATCTAAGTGATTGCAAAAACTTCggaaagtttccaaaattgtcgtcatcatcatcatcaacaaatTCAGGCTGGCTGGCTTCGTCAAAGTGGGACAAAACTCAAGATATTAGGCTCTCTGTTGGGTTTCCAGCTTTGGAACAGTTAATCATCTCTAACTGTGATCTAGCAGAAGTAGATTTCCTCCAAAGTCTTCATTGCCTTTCCATCCTACAACATTTGGATTTATCAGGAAACAATTTCGTTAGCGTCCCTGCATGTATTTTTAGATTTACCCATTTGCAATCTCTTAAATTGATAGATTGTGAGGGACTTCGACAAATGAATGCAAGTAGTGGTGGCAAATCCTTCATCGATAATTTAACGATGATGATTCCTATGTTATATAGATTCTGTGAAAAAATGAGAACTACAATTAGAATTAGAGGAGGAGAGTTACCAGAATGGTTTATCCATAAAAGTAGAAAGAATTACATGTGTTTCCGAGTGCCTCCACCTAAAAGAGCCAAGTTAGCGGGTTTGGTTATCGGTATTGTTTTTAAACATGAGGATGATCATTTTGGACCGTCACACTCTTCCGCCAGTACGACCATGGTCTATATCAATGGTATATTCGTTGAAAACTTGGAGTACTACACCCTTGGTGGAGTATTGGAATCAGATTGTGTGTGGCTGTATTGTGTTCCGTGTGGTGCCTTCAATCGGTGGgatgagaaaaatgaagggGATCACTTTGACATTTCGTTTGAATTTCCATGCAAAGACCCAATAGCAGACGTGGATACTAATATATTTGGGGTCCATTTTGTATTCGAGCAAAACgacaacgtggatgatgatgatgatccaaGAGTGATCCGGCATTATTGTTCTCTTGACAATAGAacaagattttttcaaaaaccaaaTACTGTTCTCTTCACAATAGAACAAGTCTTttccgaaaaaaaaaagaggaaaagaaatagTCTTGGAGAACAATAA
- the LOC122276241 gene encoding disease resistance protein RUN1-like isoform X2, whose product MKCMFLDVAKNPVGLHSHIHSMHKLLSVGYDDVRMVGIHGIGGIGKTTVAKAVYNLFANQFQSCSFLDNVRETANRCGLVQLQETLLSETLGNTNLKVGIEDRGINVIKEMLCHKKVLIVLDDVNKLKQLEKLAGDKNWFGPGSRIIITTRDQHVLDTHGVERKYKVQGLSHADALQLLSWNAFKKSYPERGYEKLMDCVVQYASGLPLALVVLGSLLYRRSKPEWESTICKMQRSLDKDIYEILKISFDALEDNEKAIFLDIACFFNREDRDYVTKILEASNFDAVIGIQVLIERSLVNVGYSNELQMHDLIQLMGRNIVHKESPNEPRKRSRLWSCEDILHVLMENTGTNAIEGIKLDLLGKKDILLNPRAFTKMKRLRLLIIRNACFSEGPKSLPNELRFLDWAGYPSTSLPSNFHPQKLITLNMCHSKIKQFQGIKVCENLRKVNFSYCEYLMCTPDVSMMANLESLDLRGCCNLVEVHQSVGFLKKLSLLSVEYCSKLRLLPNLKLPRLQLLGLSSGTSIEKFPNIVGEIPDLSSIWIYNSPIQELPSSVEYLIGLERITIILCENLRDLPRSISKLLRLKYLNLSDCKNFGKFPKLSSSSSSTNSGWLASSKWDKTQDIRLSVGFPALEQLIISNCDLAEVDFLQSLHCLSILQHLDLSGNNFVSVPACIFRFTHLQSLKLIDCEGLRQMNASSGGKSFIDNLTMMIPMLYRFCEKMRTTIRIRGGELPEWFIHKSRKNYMCFRVPPPKRAKLAGLVIGIVFKHEDDHFGPSHSSASTTMVYINGIFVENLEYYTLGGVLESDCVWLYCVPCGAFNRWDEKNEGDHFDISFEFPCKDPIADVDTNIFGVHFVFEQNDNVDDDDDPRVIRHYCSLDNRTRFFQKPNTVLFTIEQVFSEKKKRKRNSLGEQ is encoded by the exons ATGAAGTGCATGTTTTTAGATGTTGCGAAGAACCCAGTCGGATTACATTCTCACATACATTCCATGCATAAGTTGTTAAGTGTTGGGTATGATGATGTTCGCATGGTTGGAATCCATGGGATTGGTGGAATAGGTAAAACCACTGTCGCAAAAGCTGTATATAACTTATTTGCTAATCAATTTCAAAGTTGCAGCTTTCTTGATAATGTTCGAGAAACCGCAAACCGATGTGGCCTTGTTCAATTACAAGAAACACTTCTATCTGAGACCTTGGGCAATACAAACTTAAAGGTTGGAATTGAGGATAGAGGAATTAATGTAATAAAGGAGATGCTCTGTCATAAGAAGGTTCTTATAGTTCTTGATGATGTCAATAAGTTGAAACAACTTGAGAAATTAGCAGGAGATAAGAATTGGTTTGGTCCAGGAAGTAGAATCATTATTACAACTAGAGATCAACATGTTCTAGATACCCATGGggtagaaagaaaatacaaggtCCAAGGATTAAGTCATGCTGATGCTCTTCAACTTCTTAGCTGGAATGCATTCAAGAAATCTTATCCTGAAAGAGGGTATGAAAAGCTCATGGATTGTGTGGTTCAATATGCCTCGGGCCTTCCCTTGGCCCTGGTTGTGCTGGGATCTCTCCTATATCGTAGAAGCAAACCAGAATGGGAAAGCACAATATGTAAAATGCAAAGAAGTCTTGATAAAGATATCTATGAAATACTTAAAATCAGCTTTGATGCACTGGAGGACAATGAGAAGGCTATCTTCCTtgatattgcatgtttctttaatAGAGAAGACAGAGATtatgtaacaaaaattttgGAAGCAAGCAATTTTGATGCTGTTATTGGAATACAAGTTCTCATTGAAAGATCTTTGGTGAATGTTGGATACTCAAACGAGTTGCAGATGCATGACTTGATACAATTGATGGGTAGAAATATTGTTCATAAAGAATCTCCCAACGAGCCAAGAAAGCGCAGCCGATTATGGTCTTGTGAGGATATTCTCCATGTTCTTATGGAAAACACG GGAACTAATGCAATTGAAGGCATAAAGCTAGATTTGCTCGGGAAAAAAGATATTTTGCTAAATCCTAGAGCCtttacaaaaatgaaaaggCTTAGATTGCTTATAATCCGCAATGCATGCTTCTCAGAGGGTCCTAAAAGTTTGCCTAATGAGCTAAGATTTCTTGATTGGGCTGGATACCCGTCAACATCTCTGCCATCCAATTTTCATCCTCAGAAACTTATTACTCTCAACATGTGTCACAGTAAAATCAAGCAATTCCAAGGGATAAAG GtttgtgaaaatttgagaaaagtaaaTTTTTCTTATTGTGAATACTTGATGTGCACCCCTGATGTCTCAATGATGGCAAATCTTGAGAGTTTGGATCTTAGAGGCTGTTGCAATTTAGTTGAGGTTCATCAATCTGTTGGATTTTTAAAGAAACTGTCTCTATTGAGTGTTGAATATTGCTCCAAACTTAGACTTCTTCCTAACCTGAAGTTGCCACGTCTTCAACTCCTAGGACTTTCTAGTGGCACAAGTATTGAGAAATTTCCAAATATTGTGGGAGAAATTCCTGATTTATCGAGTATTTGGATTTATAACAGTCCCATTCAAGAACTGCCTTCGTCTGTTGAATATCTCATAGGGCTCGAAAGAATTACAATAATTTTATGCGAGAACCTTAGAGATCTCCCTAGAAGCATTTCTAAGTTGCTACGTCTCAAGTATCTTAATCTAAGTGATTGCAAAAACTTCggaaagtttccaaaattgtcgtcatcatcatcatcaacaaatTCAGGCTGGCTGGCTTCGTCAAAGTGGGACAAAACTCAAGATATTAGGCTCTCTGTTGGGTTTCCAGCTTTGGAACAGTTAATCATCTCTAACTGTGATCTAGCAGAAGTAGATTTCCTCCAAAGTCTTCATTGCCTTTCCATCCTACAACATTTGGATTTATCAGGAAACAATTTCGTTAGCGTCCCTGCATGTATTTTTAGATTTACCCATTTGCAATCTCTTAAATTGATAGATTGTGAGGGACTTCGACAAATGAATGCAAGTAGTGGTGGCAAATCCTTCATCGATAATTTAACGATGATGATTCCTATGTTATATAGATTCTGTGAAAAAATGAGAACTACAATTAGAATTAGAGGAGGAGAGTTACCAGAATGGTTTATCCATAAAAGTAGAAAGAATTACATGTGTTTCCGAGTGCCTCCACCTAAAAGAGCCAAGTTAGCGGGTTTGGTTATCGGTATTGTTTTTAAACATGAGGATGATCATTTTGGACCGTCACACTCTTCCGCCAGTACGACCATGGTCTATATCAATGGTATATTCGTTGAAAACTTGGAGTACTACACCCTTGGTGGAGTATTGGAATCAGATTGTGTGTGGCTGTATTGTGTTCCGTGTGGTGCCTTCAATCGGTGGgatgagaaaaatgaagggGATCACTTTGACATTTCGTTTGAATTTCCATGCAAAGACCCAATAGCAGACGTGGATACTAATATATTTGGGGTCCATTTTGTATTCGAGCAAAACgacaacgtggatgatgatgatgatccaaGAGTGATCCGGCATTATTGTTCTCTTGACAATAGAacaagattttttcaaaaaccaaaTACTGTTCTCTTCACAATAGAACAAGTCTTttccgaaaaaaaaaagaggaaaagaaatagTCTTGGAGAACAATAA